In a single window of the Danio rerio strain Tuebingen ecotype United States chromosome 20, GRCz12tu, whole genome shotgun sequence genome:
- the batf3 gene encoding basic leucine zipper transcriptional factor ATF-like 3 (The RefSeq protein has 1 substitution compared to this genomic sequence): MSLFSASSNFSRSDAPALRLYRQSESSDDDDKRVKRREKNRVAAQRSRKRQTQRADELHEAYECLEQENSLLREEVQLLIEEQQRLTDALKAHEPLCRILTCGMTPITRSTGTVPPEFTSR, from the exons ATGTCACTTTTCAGTGCGTCAAGTAACTTCTCTCGAAGTGATGCTCCAGCTCTACGGTTGTATCGACAGAGCGAG AGCTCTGATGATGACGATAAAAGGGTGAAAAGAAGAGAAAAGAACCGAGTTGCTGCACAGAGAAGCCGCAAAAGACAAACGCAACGAGCTGATGAGTTACACGAG GCGTACGAATGTCTGGAACAGGAGAACAGCCTGCTGAGGAAGGAAGTTCAGCTTTTGATAGAGGAACAGCAACGCTTGACAGATGCCCTCAAAGCCCATGAGCCATTGTGCCGTATCTTAACCTGTGGTATGACCCCAATAACCAGGTCCACAGGCACAGTGCCACCTGAGTTTACGTCTAGATAG
- the nsl1 gene encoding kinetochore-associated protein NSL1 homolog has product MEEDRESGPDFRINVKSKKIVRNQLEKYKDLFKKLLDGQCNISEEDKAKLLQEMVVNFEFTVQENIVIGGLSWDETSEEYCEDYESTVNNILDEKIVETASKRSSYPKQIRNYVVRSLKAERKLLGLYEQTVKPQDIKPDPAQDNVISNISAAAPSMFKQASTVMKSLKSLKQAAEGLHQVLVMQPSAESLDIYREVLGSSVGNVCPSIIKRDAADSEYSADYVPAAKITKKTDVNVI; this is encoded by the exons ATGGAGGAAGATCGTGAGAGCGGGCCGGATTTTAGAATAAATGTCAAGTCGAAAAAAATAGTTCGCAATCAGCTTGAAAAGTATAAAGACCTATTTAAAAAGTTACTCGATGGCCAATGCAATATTTCCGAGGAAGACAAGGCCAAACTGCTGCAAGAAATGGTTGTG AACTTTGAGTTCACAGTGCAGGAAAATATAGTTATTGGTGGATTGTCATGGGATGAGACGTCAGAGGAATACTGTGAAG ACTATGAGAGCACAGTAAACAACATTCTGGATGAGAAGATTGTAGAGACTGCCTCCAAACGCAGCTCTTACCCAAAGCAAATACGCAACTATGTCGTGCGATCATTAAAAGCAGAGAGGAAACTTTTG GGCCTGTATGAACAGACAGTGAAGCCACAAGACATAAAGCCGGATCCTGCTCAAG ACAATGTCATCAGCAATATATCCGCTGCTGCACCTTCAATGTTCAAACAAGCCAGTACTGTAATGAAG TCTCTGAAAAGTCTGAAACAGGCAGCCGAGGGTTTGCATCAAGTGCTTGTCATGCAGCCTTCAGCAGAGTCACTGGATATCTACAGAGAAGTGTTGGGCAGCTCAGTTGGAAACGTCTGTCCTTCCATCATCAAAAGAGATGCAGCTGATTCAGAATACAGTGCAGACTACGTTCCTGCAGCAAAAATCACCAAAAAGACTGatgtaaatgtcatttaa